The Nitrospirota bacterium genome has a segment encoding these proteins:
- a CDS encoding DUF2301 domain-containing membrane protein, translated as MGEKQVFQPLTREDKITVVLYRVGIVIAAIAMIGLAFLLKTASSNPDTAPGGLSADIFMYGLYGSVGMSVFFIHLYVGKFKIYLKNLFFISLGCLAVLLFIGKGSLSGALMHGPYGPLLLLPLSGCLGFVTAKEAFCFKLVEGYILAMIMPIYLLLVSSSNLTGQGASYGLALIAVLFVLFTLRKIFMPLAYDIGDKSAYH; from the coding sequence ATGGGTGAGAAGCAGGTATTCCAGCCCCTTACCAGGGAAGATAAAATAACGGTCGTGCTCTACCGTGTTGGTATCGTCATAGCCGCCATCGCGATGATCGGGCTGGCGTTCCTCCTGAAGACGGCATCTTCAAATCCCGACACGGCACCAGGCGGCCTGTCGGCAGACATCTTTATGTATGGCCTTTATGGCTCCGTCGGTATGAGCGTATTTTTCATTCATCTGTATGTGGGCAAGTTCAAAATCTATCTGAAAAACCTGTTCTTCATCAGCCTCGGCTGTCTCGCCGTGCTCCTCTTTATCGGGAAAGGGTCCTTGTCCGGTGCGCTGATGCACGGCCCGTACGGCCCGCTGCTCCTGCTGCCGCTTTCCGGATGCCTGGGATTCGTGACCGCAAAAGAGGCTTTCTGCTTCAAGCTCGTCGAGGGCTACATCCTTGCCATGATCATGCCGATCTACCTGCTTCTTGTCTCGAGCAGCAATCTCACTGGCCAGGGCGCGTCCTATGGCCTGGCCCTGATCGCAGTCCTTTTTGTCCTCTTCACGCTGCGAAAAATATTCATGCCACTCGCCTACGATATCGGCGACAAATCAGCCTATCATTAA